The genome window CTATTTTACAATATAACCTTAAAATTAAATcatatagaataataataaggtaacacacaaaaaaataaacactaaaaaatattatacataaaggcacaaataatttaagtaagtaactaatgaAATCTTAATTCGAAGTTACACTTAAGATTCTTTGTTTAAAATACCAGGTGTTATCATGgtaaaaatcttaataaatcttaaaaaaaaactttatttgaaTATCTAGTACCATTTTCGAACGAAATGTGTCTTTAAACAACGCACAAGTTATCATGTCTTTGACATTAAAGTTAGCTAACAAATTGaggacaatttgttcataaTTCTAAATGAAATAAGTTCCTTAGGATAAAAGATATACTTactaaattgaaaatattttacatttctaCATACTAAATACCCAAAACCCATACTATAATAGCCATTACAATATTTTTGGCACGCTACTACATAACTAAATTCGTGATAAACGGTATAACACTAAAAACTATGTACATAGGAACAACTGTGTATAATGTTTTCATGTATCGATATACCCAACAGTATATACATGGTGAtattacacaaaaataatagCTTTAAGTTTCGATCACTTTAATTTGgctgtataaaattatattattcaatTGTCTTATAAGTAGAAATATTGTTGTGACGATAAAATCTTAAAACTTAGTACACCAACAACAATTGGACAAATTGTGGATGTATTATGTTTATTGGCAACTCTGATGGCTATTGACCCAATggtaaaaactgcctatttctcccatcaggtgtcgctagtgttcttaaattttgacagttccccgtactgtttgagtaaacaaacgtattactttggttatatttttacactataagcCTTTGCGCAGCATTTAATTGctaaatcatagtgttatatttattcccataaagaagaaaacttactttttttttcgtaactctTCCTTCATACGGGAtacaccacgttgctccacagtTTATAGCAGTTTATcccgaattttagctggacagtatggagaactatcacaatttaaaaagcactcaacagtgctgccgcctacatttgagcttctagtttttatcctcattccgTCAATGAATATTGACCATTGATTTGTGTCCTGGCTGTATACTCTTTATAACATGATTAGAATATCTTTCCTCTCTTTCATAAGCTGCACACACATCTCTcctctctttcgcactagacgatgtactatatctctgtcctgctgtcattctaatcatgttacgttttaCAGGGTAGTGTTGCCATAATTAGGTAATAAATGTTGTTCGTAAAATGAGTTTCTACTCCTTGCTAAACTGTTCATTATAACTTGGCGAATTATCTGCTAAGGCAAATTCACGTATCAAATTAACTTCAAGATGGCTGCCAACAAAGACCAAGTCTATTCCAGGTTATGGATGTTAAAAGTTACAACGTTTTTGTAACTTTTGTGTAACTATGTGTGATCCAGCACACAAAAAACAACACGATATCACAAGACATACCGTGTCTCAAGAAGtagggccatatctcactaggacatacAGTCGCGCCACtagcaaaatgttcaaaatgaaAACAGCTAACACCAGGTAAGGTAACGTTTTTCCTGTTTTGATACCCGACGGATTAGCCAAGTTGTTAATGATTATGACATAAgttgacatgtcaatcccatatatttttatcactgtcataatcgtttgcaacttggctaaggcttcAATGCCAGAACGACTTAACAGTAATACCAACGATCACTTAAGCAGTTGGACCAACATCACAAACGCTGGCTAAGGCAGCCCGGTCGATGCTGGCGTATTCCTTCCCGGACCTGGGTCTTGCCGCGTGCCTGTCAGCTGACACGTCACAGGAGCTGAAAGAGGACACTGACAGAGACTCCATGTAGTCTGACGTGTCGGATGCCCCGCTTGACGTGCTCTTGTTGGTCACGTGGCTGTGGCGTGCTGTGATGTCTGCGTCTCCTATGCGAAAGAAAAACAGTAATGAATGAAAGACGTTTTGTTCACGCGGGAATATACTCCCGTGAACTATagtcaaaacaacaataaagttagttagggcctttggcggttcgtGACACCAGGgcgcagggttgatgggattgataatccacctcacaacccacatgatagaagaaggagaaacaataaaattagtTCTGAATTCTGAATGAACATGGttttgtattcggaaatgcgatTTATGGCAAAGGACATAAAGAAAATGGAGGCCCTGTGGGTACATGAAGACGAAAGTCAGCGCTTTACTACTCCAAAGAGACGACTCAAGAGGATAGAAACAATGAAATGTATTGTAAACAAAAATGCAATCGTCATAGAGGGACATCGGTAGAGGCGTTATGGAGCTATTAATAATTtagaacttaaaaaaatatccattaaaaaataaaacgaaaatgtaaaaaaaagttatgaaaCTTTGGTAAAGAAAATGGCTGAAGGggtcttattgtaaaaacgagTTTTAATTTAATCAAATTTTTTGAAATAGTAATATTAAGTTAGCATCACAAGTAGCTGTTGTTACTCACCATTTCTCTTCTTTCTTCTCGTCAAAGTGTCGACGTCACATGAATTGGACTTCGTGAGCTCCTCGAAATGAAATGTCAAGTTCTTCAGGGGATCCGATGAACTCGACTTTACAAAGGGCGTATGGACTGGAGTCAAACTCTGTCGAATCTGTTTACTAGCTTTTAAATGCTTCTTGCAAGACTTCGAATTTGTTATCGGCATTTCGAAATCGTTAAGGTCCCCTCTATGATGTTTCAACGAACCAGTTGACACTCCAGAATCGTTGGAACTGGATGAATCTCTATTTTTGTCAGATTTACTTGGAACACTTGATGACCTTCTGATTTTTACGGCATCTCTTATTCTAGCAACTAACATATTTTCCGTTTTAGATTCGGGCAGTTTAAAGGTTTTGTCTTTCGGTACGATTATTTCTGGTGTGTTGATTCTGAATGGTACACCTTCACTTATACATGCGTTCTTGCTGGCCTTCCTGAGTACAGTTGGTGTGAAGCAATGACTGTTAATGCTGAAATCATCGTCGTGTCTTTTAGTAAAGTCAGCGGAACTTGATCGTCTGGTACTTATTGTGTTGTCACTTTCAGAATGTTGTGTTGGGTCTGAAACGTGACTAATTCTGCTAATGTTGTCCGAGCAATTTCTGTTGCTGTTACTCGAACTGCTAACTTCTAAAGGCTCCATGTGCATGTAGTTTAAATGCTCATTGCAGCAGTCAGTAGGATGAACAGTGTTCGTTGTCGCTGACGAAACGTCGTCGTCGTTTTCAGGGATCGCGTCTAACGCATCAAGTTCCTCTTGGCTGAACCCTGCGCTTCTTAAAATCTGCAGAGAACTCTCAAACTTCTCTAAAGTAGCAGATAGGTCTAAATTTGCGTAATTTCCATAGTCTAATTGTGGCATTGGCTTTTTGGTAACTGGGGTAACATTGACGTAGTTCGAGTGTGATTCTAGGGTAGTGTCTTCATTGTTGTTAACGCTAGTATCACATGTGTTGTTGTTCTCGTTGATTTGGAGGTTATCTTCCGGTGTGGTGTCGTTCTGGGAACAATTGCAAGCCTGACCGTTCATGAGGCATTTCAGTTTCTTTGGTGTATCGTACAGGCTTGCTGCGTCTGTGCTGGTGTCAACTGGGTGTTCCTGAAAAATGGTAAAAGCTTTGTAAATATCCTgacttttaattaattgttcttTTGTATGtttgaacaaaatataaaaaaatattcgaataCTATTTCTAATGAATACAGGAAATAATATTACCTGAATTAAAGGCATAGGCGTCTTTGGCACGTCGTAATTCTCGTAAGGTCCACTGTAGGACTTCTTTCTACAAGTGCACGGTTTGGGCTGCTGCCAACACTGACAAGAGCACCCAGTCTTGGCAGGCACCGTGGGCGTACAGCACGCCACAGGGCTACCCCGTTTGGACTCAAAACTCTTGTCTAAAAGGCACGCACTGCGTGGCACACTGTACTCAGAGGCGCTTCCACTTGATCGGGAGTATATTGAAGCTCTGTCGGAGTCTGAACGCTTTTCTATGATGTTGTCCATAGTCCATACAGGTGACATCATGGAGCCTGGTGTGTTCATGGTCGAAGACCTGGAATGAAGATGAGTCAAGGTCAATCAAAGTTGATAGGTGAATGACGCAGAGAGAAATATCGAAGTTGCTCAACAGTCAATTTTACGTTA of Pectinophora gossypiella chromosome 16, ilPecGoss1.1, whole genome shotgun sequence contains these proteins:
- the LOC126373959 gene encoding uncharacterized protein LOC126373959 — encoded protein: MADASPATSIIEGTVKFRDGKKWKSRWCVMRKLSPVADCVHLQLYKDLKERQKNGQTKSSLSLQQYLGFESGFTLDKESNTLAILCEDVVPVLAFDTRESLIQWRVKVQHNLGSSKEFAAVIISSPSERNIRAGPVRLHACGPRLALCANRPPEVLALWEVKLLRRFGIVDKRFCVEGGSRCGRGEGLFVFAAEGGRDLTELLNLHSHEAQSRLSIASRSGSVMDKRFSDTSSCMDDFHPSLRSVSPSWAGGCPPSHTMHCLSDLDTSLESNGEEKFRRPTSLPRCSSCIGKISHLTRSSTMNTPGSMMSPVWTMDNIIEKRSDSDRASIYSRSSGSASEYSVPRSACLLDKSFESKRGSPVACCTPTVPAKTGCSCQCWQQPKPCTCRKKSYSGPYENYDVPKTPMPLIQEHPVDTSTDAASLYDTPKKLKCLMNGQACNCSQNDTTPEDNLQINENNNTCDTSVNNNEDTTLESHSNYVNVTPVTKKPMPQLDYGNYANLDLSATLEKFESSLQILRSAGFSQEELDALDAIPENDDDVSSATTNTVHPTDCCNEHLNYMHMEPLEVSSSSNSNRNCSDNISRISHVSDPTQHSESDNTISTRRSSSADFTKRHDDDFSINSHCFTPTVLRKASKNACISEGVPFRINTPEIIVPKDKTFKLPESKTENMLVARIRDAVKIRRSSSVPSKSDKNRDSSSSNDSGVSTGSLKHHRGDLNDFEMPITNSKSCKKHLKASKQIRQSLTPVHTPFVKSSSSDPLKNLTFHFEELTKSNSCDVDTLTRRKKRNGDADITARHSHVTNKSTSSGASDTSDYMESLSVSSFSSCDVSADRHAARPRSGKEYASIDRAALASVCDVGPTA